Proteins encoded by one window of Musa acuminata AAA Group cultivar baxijiao chromosome BXJ2-9, Cavendish_Baxijiao_AAA, whole genome shotgun sequence:
- the LOC135584107 gene encoding uncharacterized protein LOC135584107 isoform X1: MGNCQAAEVATVVIQHPGGRVERLYWPTSAADVMKSNPGYHVALVTLYVSETKTDGGGGAGTVRFTRVRLLKPRDMLLLGQVYRLITSQEVAKALRQRKYEKLKKNQAESIRKQQQQQQHGTNDQCTDPAREETEEDSDATHQATNQERDRQKSRTQVAARGRHWRPSLQSISEAGS, encoded by the exons ATGGGGAATTGCCAGGCAGCGGAGGTGGCCACGGTGGTGATCCAGCACCCCGGCGGGCGGGTGGAGCGGCTCTACTGGCCGACGAGCGCGGCGGATGTCATGAAGAGCAACCCGGGCTACCACGTCGCCCTCGTCACCCTCTACGTCTCGGAGACGAAGACGGACGGCGGCGGCGGTGCCGGCACCGTGCGGTTCACCCGCGTGCGGCTGCTCAAGCCCAGGGACATGCTCCTGCTCGGCCAAGTTTACCGGCTCATCACCTCCCAAG AAGTTGCAAAGGCTCTGAGGCAAAGGAAGTATGAGAAGCTCAAGAAAAACCAGGCTGAATCGATCAGaaaacagcaacagcagcagcagcatggaACAAACGATCAGTGTACAGATCCTGCtcgagaggaaacagaggaggatTCAGATGCCACACATCAG GCAACAAATCAGGAGAGGGATCGGCAAAAGAGCAGAACGCAGGTGGCGGCAAGAGGCCGCCATTGGCGTCCTTCGCTTCAGAGCATCTCAGAAGCTGGGAGCTAA
- the LOC135584107 gene encoding uncharacterized protein LOC135584107 isoform X2, protein MGNCQAAEVATVVIQHPGGRVERLYWPTSAADVMKSNPGYHVALVTLYVSETKTDGGGGAGTVRFTRVRLLKPRDMLLLGQVYRLITSQVAKALRQRKYEKLKKNQAESIRKQQQQQQHGTNDQCTDPAREETEEDSDATHQATNQERDRQKSRTQVAARGRHWRPSLQSISEAGS, encoded by the exons ATGGGGAATTGCCAGGCAGCGGAGGTGGCCACGGTGGTGATCCAGCACCCCGGCGGGCGGGTGGAGCGGCTCTACTGGCCGACGAGCGCGGCGGATGTCATGAAGAGCAACCCGGGCTACCACGTCGCCCTCGTCACCCTCTACGTCTCGGAGACGAAGACGGACGGCGGCGGCGGTGCCGGCACCGTGCGGTTCACCCGCGTGCGGCTGCTCAAGCCCAGGGACATGCTCCTGCTCGGCCAAGTTTACCGGCTCATCACCTCCCAAG TTGCAAAGGCTCTGAGGCAAAGGAAGTATGAGAAGCTCAAGAAAAACCAGGCTGAATCGATCAGaaaacagcaacagcagcagcagcatggaACAAACGATCAGTGTACAGATCCTGCtcgagaggaaacagaggaggatTCAGATGCCACACATCAG GCAACAAATCAGGAGAGGGATCGGCAAAAGAGCAGAACGCAGGTGGCGGCAAGAGGCCGCCATTGGCGTCCTTCGCTTCAGAGCATCTCAGAAGCTGGGAGCTAA
- the LOC135584107 gene encoding uncharacterized protein LOC135584107 isoform X3 yields MGNCQAAEVATVVIQHPGGRVERLYWPTSAADVMKSNPGYHVALVTLYVSETKTDGGGGAGTVRFTRVRLLKPRDMLLLGQVYRLITSQEVAKALRQRKYEKLKKNQAESIRKQQQQQQHGTNDQCTDPAREETEEDSDATHQGEQTGDAESWLMKHDGVERPLF; encoded by the exons ATGGGGAATTGCCAGGCAGCGGAGGTGGCCACGGTGGTGATCCAGCACCCCGGCGGGCGGGTGGAGCGGCTCTACTGGCCGACGAGCGCGGCGGATGTCATGAAGAGCAACCCGGGCTACCACGTCGCCCTCGTCACCCTCTACGTCTCGGAGACGAAGACGGACGGCGGCGGCGGTGCCGGCACCGTGCGGTTCACCCGCGTGCGGCTGCTCAAGCCCAGGGACATGCTCCTGCTCGGCCAAGTTTACCGGCTCATCACCTCCCAAG AAGTTGCAAAGGCTCTGAGGCAAAGGAAGTATGAGAAGCTCAAGAAAAACCAGGCTGAATCGATCAGaaaacagcaacagcagcagcagcatggaACAAACGATCAGTGTACAGATCCTGCtcgagaggaaacagaggaggatTCAGATGCCACACATCAG GGAGAACAGACAGGAGATGCAGAGTCTTGGCTTATGAAACATGATGGAGTTGAACGACCTTTGTTCTGA
- the LOC135623934 gene encoding LIM domain-containing protein WLIM1-like, which translates to MASMLFGGTTQKCQACRKTVYLVDQLAADGRIYHRACFRCHHCRGTLKFSNYSSIEGVLYCKPHYDQLFKMTGSLDKSFEGAPKSAKIDRSSGQQGVSNSRYASIFLGTRDKCVVCKKTVYPIEKVAVDGNSYHRPCFRCTHGGCTISPSNFVTHEGRLYCKHHHAQLFMTKGNFSSFTKVEEDKHEDI; encoded by the exons ATGGCGTCGATGCTGTTCGGAGGGACGACGCAGAAGTGCCAGGCGTGCCGGAAGACGGTGTACTTGGTGGACCAGCTCGCCGCCGATGGCAGGATCTACCACCGAGCTTGCTTCCGCTGCCACCACTGCAGGGGAACCCTCAAG TTCAGCAATTATAGCTCTATTGAGGGAGTTCTTTACTGCAAGCCTCACTATGATCAACTCTTTAAGATGACTGGCAGTCTGGATAAAAGTTTTGAAG GAGCTCCAAAATCTGCAAAGATAGACAGATCTAGTGGTCAACAG GGTGTTTCTAACAGCAGATACGCGAGTATATTTCTCGGGACACGAGACAAATGTGTGGTGTGCAAGAAAACGGTCTACCCAATTGAGAAG GTGGCTGTTGATGGAAACTCTTACCACAGGCCCTGCTTTAGGTGCACCCATGGAGGTTGCACCATCAGCCCATCCAACTTTGTCACACATGAGGGCAGACTCTACTGCAAGCACCACCATGCTCAGCTATTCATGACCAAGGGCAACTTCAGCAGCTTCACAAAGGTTGAAGAAGACAAGCATGAAGACATATAA
- the LOC135584107 gene encoding uncharacterized protein LOC135584107 isoform X4 — MGNCQAAEVATVVIQHPGGRVERLYWPTSAADVMKSNPGYHVALVTLYVSETKTDGGGGAGTVRFTRVRLLKPRDMLLLGQVYRLITSQEVAKALRQRKYEKLKKNQAESIRKQQQQQQHGTNDQCTDPAREETEEDSDATHQNRENRQEMQSLGL, encoded by the exons ATGGGGAATTGCCAGGCAGCGGAGGTGGCCACGGTGGTGATCCAGCACCCCGGCGGGCGGGTGGAGCGGCTCTACTGGCCGACGAGCGCGGCGGATGTCATGAAGAGCAACCCGGGCTACCACGTCGCCCTCGTCACCCTCTACGTCTCGGAGACGAAGACGGACGGCGGCGGCGGTGCCGGCACCGTGCGGTTCACCCGCGTGCGGCTGCTCAAGCCCAGGGACATGCTCCTGCTCGGCCAAGTTTACCGGCTCATCACCTCCCAAG AAGTTGCAAAGGCTCTGAGGCAAAGGAAGTATGAGAAGCTCAAGAAAAACCAGGCTGAATCGATCAGaaaacagcaacagcagcagcagcatggaACAAACGATCAGTGTACAGATCCTGCtcgagaggaaacagaggaggatTCAGATGCCACACATCAG AACAGGGAGAACAGACAGGAGATGCAGAGTCTTGGCTTATGA
- the LOC135623233 gene encoding ankyrin repeat domain-containing protein EMB506, chloroplastic-like produces MNLSPNRSRENMLELGMVAGAGLSSSSFHLLHLRPSSAFRSLNPLLPPKPPLILSSSSRAAVRAHSFAGNFEWHGSAARAKRGSDGFWEDPDDGYDSELEEVDQELEDEEGEEVSGDQGDATISTVSQYDDLVKEVDPILEPEEKVILQRNEVPDLSKISTMKWNPFHSLALSGQIPFMDKLLEDGSTEIDCLDKDGFTALHKAIIGKKEAVISHLLRKGANPQVKDPDGATPLHYAVQVGAMQTVKLLIKYKVDVNVADNDGWTPLHVAIQTRSRDIAKVLLVNGADKTRRNKDGKTPLDLSLCFGKDFKSYELAKLLKLVPANRNF; encoded by the exons ATGAACCTGTCACCAAATCGCTCCCGAGAGAACATGCTTGAGCTAGGGATGGTGGCGGGAGCGGggttatcttcttcttccttccaccTTCTCCACCTCCGGCCTTCTTCTGCCTTCCGTAGCTTGAACCCACTGCTACCTCCAAAACCTCCTCTTATCCTGTCGTCTTCTTCGCGGGCAGCCGTCAGGGCTCATTCTTTTGCGGGGAATTTCGAGTGGCACGGCTCCGCCGCCCGCGCCAAACGGGGCTCTGATGGATTCTGGGAGGATCCGGATGATGGATATGACAGCGAGTTGGAAGAGGTGGATCAAGAACTTGAGGATGAGGAAGGGGAGGAAGTCAGTGGTGATCAGGGAGACGCTACGATTTCCACTGTGTCCCAATATGACGATCTCGTCAAAG AAGTTGACCCGATATTAGAGCCAGAAGAGAAGGTTATTTTGCAACGGAACGAAGTCCCAGACCTTAGCAAAATATCAACT ATGAAGTGGAACCCATTTCATAGTCTAGCATTGTCAGGTCAGATTCCCTTCATGGATAAACTACTTGAGGATGGTAGTACAGAGATTGATTGTCTTGACAAG GATGGCTTCACAGCTCTTCATAAAGCTATTATTGGCAAAAAGGAGGCTGTTATCAGTCATCTCCTAAGGAAAGGTGCAAATCCTCAAGTGAAAGATCCG GATGGTGCTACACCACTCCATTATGCGGTTCAAGTTGGTGCAATGCAAACTGTGAAGTTGCTAATAAAATATAAAGTTGATGTGAATGTTGCAGATAAT GATGGTTGGACACCATTACATGTGGCAATACAAACTAGATCTAGAGATATAGCAAAGGTATTGCTGGTAAATGGTGCTGATAAGACAAGAAGAAACAAG GATGGAAAGACACCTTTGGATCTAAGCTTATGCTTTGGGAAAGATTTCAAGTCCTATGAGCTTGCAAAGCTTCTTAAGCTTGTTCCGGCGAACAGGAATTTCTGA